From the bacterium genome, the window CCCAGCGCCCAGACCAACTGGGCGAAACAGTATTCCGGGTCGACATCATTGCCGAAAGCCGTGCTGAATGCGCTGAACCCGGTCAGAGGTATCGCAGGAAGGGCCCCCTGGAGCTTGGCGGCCAGTGGTTCGCCCAGGGCGGCGCGCTCGGCCTCTCCCAGAGGTCGCCGGCTCACGAAACCCTTGAGCAGCTCGCCGCTGATATGCTCACAGTCGGCCGCGCTGCCACCGTTGCCGCACAGGAGCAGCTTGCCGCCCGCGGCGAAACAGTCACGGAGGATCTCGAACGCGCTCTGGATGTCCCCTGCGCAGACAGTAAGCTGCGGGTGCGAGGCGGTCAGGTCCGCGATGTGCTTATT encodes:
- a CDS encoding SIS domain-containing protein, with the translated sequence MNKHIADLTASHPQLTVCAGDIQSAFEILRDCFAAGGKLLLCGNGGSAADCEHISGELLKGFVSRRPLGEAERAALGEPLAAKLQGALPAIPLTGFSAFSTAFGNDVDPEYCFAQLVWALGRPGDTLLGITTSGNSANVLHAASAARARGMAVLGLTGSGGGKLAGLAGVTIRVPETTVHLVQQLHLPVYHALCLMLEEEFFGVQSQA